Part of the Candidatus Goldiibacteriota bacterium genome, TCTTTAATTAATTCTACCGCATCAATATAATACTGTTTTAAATCAACCCCGTGATAAGCTTTTGTTACGGGGTCAGAAACATAATCGCCCCTTCTTATATGAAAACTTACGGAATTAACATCTGATATCTCTTTATAAACCGAGGCATTAATATCATTCATTTCATGTTTTAAAGTAAAATCAGCATAAATTTGTTCCTTATACAAAACAAAGTATTTTTCACTTTGCCAATAGCCTTCAAGATACTTATTCCCTGTAAGTTCAAGTATTTTTGGATCAAACCTAAAATTTTTTTCAATAATTAAATCATTGGTTTTTCTTTTTGTTTTACCCAGTATTTTTCTTGCGGCACGTTCAACAATACTGCATTTTTGAAATTTTATAAGATCACATTCTTTTTTATCCGCGAAACTCTCTGTAATGTTAAACGAATTCAGCCCATAATTATGCAGCTTATAGTTTTTATATTCTGCTATATCAATTTTTAATTCGCAGGAATTTTTAACCGAAAGAAACCTGCCAAGCGCATACTGAAACATCTGATTCCCCAGGCCGCCAAAAATTTTTACTATTATCATTTTGCAGCAGCTCTTTTTAAGTTTTTAGCGAATAACTCCACAATTCTTTCTTTTTCCCCTTTTGTGAATATAATATTGTAATACAGTATCAGCCCCAAAATACAGAATAACACACATAATAAGATTAAAGAAACCCACTGATTTGGCACATATAAATACCTTAATCCTGCAAGCCCGGCTGTAAAAACAATATATGAAATTATATTCCTTAACATAAGGGGATAAAAAGTATTCCATTTAAAATTCAGGCAGTTAGCCGCGTAAACGGGCTGAAAAGTTAAATTCAAAAGCAGCGAAAAGGCGCTGCTTACGCTTACAATCATAATCATGCGTGTGTTTTCATCTTTAAAAACATAAAGCAGGGATATTACCGTTATAAAAGAAATAATACTTTGAATAAAAGCCACAATAGAAGCAGTTTTAATTTTGTTAACTGCCGTAAAAATATTATAGAAAACTCCAAACGGACCGCTTATAACAAGATTAATTATGGCTATTACGGTTAATATTTGCAGCAACACCGCGTCCTGCCCAGGTACCCATAAACGATAAAAATCGCCGGAATATATGGTTATTATAGCAACCGGTATTCCCGTAATCATCCCAAGCATTTTAATGGAAAAAAACACCTGTTTTTTAATGTCTTCATAGTCTTTTTTCGCGTAACTTATAGTCAGCTGAGGCGCAAATACGCCGGTAAACATTCCGGTTATATTTATAAGCATAACCGGCAGTGTTTTAGATACCGAAATAACACCCATAGCCGCGGGTGAAATAAATAAATTTGCAATCAGCAAATCTATCCCCTGGGCCAATATTCCGGAAAGCCTGCTTAAAAGGTTCCACGCCCCTGCTGATGCAATTTCTATTACTGCCTTAAATTCAAATTTCCAATTTATACTTATTTCCGGAATCATGCGTTTGGTAAAATATATGCTGCTTAATGATACCCATAAGGTCATAATAAAAGTGCCGATTCCAAGATAAAAGACCTGCGGCTTTAAAAAATAAAAAAGTAAAAATAAAATAATACCCCTTATAACACTGCCTGCAGTATCCCTTACTGAAGCAATATCAAGCCTGTTAGACGCAAATAAGCCAACACCAAAAGTATTGGTAAGCACACTTACAATAAAACCTGCAAAAGTAAAAGAAAACAGATATTTAACGTCAGAAATTATTGCTTCCGGGACCCTTACTATCCTTTCAAGATAAATAACGCAGATAAACAAAACAATAAAGAGTATGAAACCCATAAGAAAATTTGTTATTAAAACAGAATTAAAATACCTGTTTGCTCCTTCCACATCGCCTTCGTGCAGTTTAACCGTTATAAATCTGCCGGCCATTGAATGAATTGCAACCGTTGCAAGCTGAGCATAACCCACAAAACTTGCCGCAAGCGCAGCGAAACCAAATGCTTCCACGCCAAGATGCATGATGATATATGGATAGATTATAAAATTTATACCGGGTCCGACCACAAATGAGAAAGCGCTGAAAACCAAATTCAAAAAAAGCTGCTTTTTATTTTTCATTAAAAACGCTTCCATGTTTTGGGGACAAGATCGGATGTATTTATAAAAGGATTATTAAACCATCTCTTTGGCGCAAAAACCAATTTATGCGGATTTAAGTTCAGCCATGCTCCCCACCAGGAAAAAGTTGAATTTGCCACTATATTATGGCTGCATGTGCTGATAAGCCTTAAGTCTTCATATCCCTGACTGCTGTCATTTATTTCTACAGGCGTATACTGAACTATTCCCTTGAAATTCTTTTTAACCCATTCCTGGTCATCAGAAAATACAAAAAACACGGGATTTTTTAAGTTCTTATTGATTGAATTTACAGTTTTTTTATAATAAGGCATCAGATTTACCCCATGAAACAGCCTGTTCTTCCAGTTGTCAAAGTAATCGCCGCGCCTTATATGTAAACTGACAGATTCACAGGATCTTATTTTGTTCATCATTTCAATATTTTTATCTTTTGCCGGCTCTTTCAAAGTAAAATCAGTACGCAGCCTGTCTTCAACTCCATGAAAGAATTTTTCGCTCTGAAAAAAGCCTTCTATATAAGTATCATCCTTTATCATTTCAAATGCATTATCATAATTGAATTTTTTCAGCCTGTAATAGGATAATTTCCTGTTTTCCATAAGTTCCTGCGTGCCGGCGTTCAATGCGGTGTTTCCTTTAAATACTTCAGCTTTGATATTAAACACAGAAAGGGAATATGAATGTGTTTTATCACTAAGGCTGCCGGTATTGTCAATAAAAAGCTGTGTTGAATTTTTTACAGACAATGCCAAACCGGCAGCGTACTGAAACATTTGATTCCCCAGGCCGCCAATCATCTTTGTTACTATCATTATTTCCCCTTCATATCATTAATTTTTCCTGCAAGTTCCGCAAAAAAAGTGTAAATAACCAGGCTGTT contains:
- a CDS encoding oligosaccharide flippase family protein, yielding MKNKKQLFLNLVFSAFSFVVGPGINFIIYPYIIMHLGVEAFGFAALAASFVGYAQLATVAIHSMAGRFITVKLHEGDVEGANRYFNSVLITNFLMGFILFIVLFICVIYLERIVRVPEAIISDVKYLFSFTFAGFIVSVLTNTFGVGLFASNRLDIASVRDTAGSVIRGIILFLLFYFLKPQVFYLGIGTFIMTLWVSLSSIYFTKRMIPEISINWKFEFKAVIEIASAGAWNLLSRLSGILAQGIDLLIANLFISPAAMGVISVSKTLPVMLINITGMFTGVFAPQLTISYAKKDYEDIKKQVFFSIKMLGMITGIPVAIITIYSGDFYRLWVPGQDAVLLQILTVIAIINLVISGPFGVFYNIFTAVNKIKTASIVAFIQSIISFITVISLLYVFKDENTRMIMIVSVSSAFSLLLNLTFQPVYAANCLNFKWNTFYPLMLRNIISYIVFTAGLAGLRYLYVPNQWVSLILLCVLFCILGLILYYNIIFTKGEKERIVELFAKNLKRAAAK
- a CDS encoding alpha-1,2-fucosyltransferase, whose protein sequence is MIIVKIFGGLGNQMFQYALGRFLSVKNSCELKIDIAEYKNYKLHNYGLNSFNITESFADKKECDLIKFQKCSIVERAARKILGKTKRKTNDLIIEKNFRFDPKILELTGNKYLEGYWQSEKYFVLYKEQIYADFTLKHEMNDINASVYKEISDVNSVSFHIRRGDYVSDPVTKAYHGVDLKQYYIDAVELIKEKVKKPYFYIFSDESNWVRENFKGEFEFKVVDCNTGRTGYDDMRLMSACKHNIIANSSFSWWGAWLNRNPGKIVTAPKNWFTDKSIDTYDLIPETWIRL
- a CDS encoding alpha-1,2-fucosyltransferase — encoded protein: MIVTKMIGGLGNQMFQYAAGLALSVKNSTQLFIDNTGSLSDKTHSYSLSVFNIKAEVFKGNTALNAGTQELMENRKLSYYRLKKFNYDNAFEMIKDDTYIEGFFQSEKFFHGVEDRLRTDFTLKEPAKDKNIEMMNKIRSCESVSLHIRRGDYFDNWKNRLFHGVNLMPYYKKTVNSINKNLKNPVFFVFSDDQEWVKKNFKGIVQYTPVEINDSSQGYEDLRLISTCSHNIVANSTFSWWGAWLNLNPHKLVFAPKRWFNNPFINTSDLVPKTWKRF